A DNA window from Pyrus communis chromosome 3, drPyrComm1.1, whole genome shotgun sequence contains the following coding sequences:
- the LOC137727427 gene encoding dof zinc finger protein DOF5.3-like produces MQQQQQEGGEQNEQQNQDQRLKAAADQENQQPHRCPRCHSMNTKFCYYNNYSLSQPRYFCKACRRYWTQGGTLRNVPVGGGCRKGKRDKAGSSSVSASRTVQPQQPQPPQREQDMLNTLGIGGGSVGMSTENPSGGLAIHHQYYPGASHGYLSSLAGLQSLNQSQPFNVGGGHDPSSSMSLLQGFNLSAPLVVAQPQQRQQFYQMGGGRSNNLVDQAAPYPSENDQWAPQSFVNRPSLNASSSAAAASDSALWAMGNNPITTTTTSSTSPNPNQLPDLPGSYRSPN; encoded by the coding sequence atgcagcaacagcagcaggaGGGGGGTGAGCAAAACGAGCAGCAGAACCAGGATCAGCGGTTGAAGGCGGCGGCGGACCAGGAGAACCAGCAGCCACACAGGTGCCCGCGGTGCCACTCCATGAACACCAAGTTCTGCTACTACAACAACTACAGCCTCTCTCAGCCGCGGTACTTTTGCAAGGCGTGTAGGAGGTACTGGACTCAGGGCGGGACCCTCCGCAATGTCCCCGTCGGCGGCGGCTGCCGAAAGGGGAAGCGCGACAAGGCGGGTTCCTCCTCGGTGTCTGCATCTCGGACCGTGCAGCCTCAGCAGCCGCAGCCACCACAGAGAGAGCAGGACATGCTGAATACTCTGGGAATTGGCGGTGGCTCCGTTGGGATGTCCACTGAAAACCCGAGCGGTGGTTTGGCTATTCACCATCAGTACTACCCTGGTGCTTCTCATGGGTACTTGTCATCTCTTGCAGGGCTTCAATCTCTGAATCAATCTCAGCCGTTCAATGTTGGGGGTGGTCATGATCCGTCCTCGAGCATGAGCCTGCTGCAGGGGTTCAATCTCTCAGCTCCTTTGGTGGTGGCGCAGCCACAGCAGCGTCAGCAGTTTTATCAGATGGGCGGCGGTAGGAGCAACAATCTGGTGGATCAAGCTGCTCCATACCCATCTGAGAATGATCAGTGGGCCCCCCAAAGCTTCGTCAACAGACCATCTTTGAatgcttcttcttctgcagcAGCAGCCTCTGATAGCGCTTTGTGGGCCATGGGCAACAaccccatcaccaccaccaccaccagcagCACTTCTCCGAACCCAAACCAGTTGCCTGATCTGCCTGGATCATATCGCTCTCCCAATTAA
- the LOC137728548 gene encoding uncharacterized protein ECU03_1610-like — MRYKNMGLNAPEKNRDSKSDWEFYDKKRRNEDVNYRGKDPADKLEDYAHETEKTKSAKEKAKQYGYKTKEKTRDMADTVAEKAKDGTCKATKMAEHAKEKTKENVQEMKEKTKDMAGTAAEKAKEGTHKAAETTEHAKEKTKESVWSMKEKTEDVVETIAEKVKEGTTKVAETAKDTVKGAWGQ, encoded by the coding sequence GGTCTAAATGCACCGGAAAAGAATAGAGATTCGAAGTCTGACTGGGAATTTTATGACAAGAAGCGGAGGAATGAGGACGTGAATTACAGAGGAAAGGATCCAGCAGATAAACTTGAGGATTACGCACATGAAACAGAGAAGACCAAGAGCGCAAAGGAGAAAGCTAAACAGTACGGTTACAAAACAAAGGAGAAAACCAGAGACATGGCTGACACTGTAGCTGAGAAGGCAAAAGATGGGACTTGTAAGGCGACGAAGATGGCGGAGCATGCAAAGGAGAAGACGAAAGAAAATGTTCAGGAGATGAAGGAGAAGACCAAAGACATGGCGGGCACTGCAGCCGAGAAGGCAAAAGAAGGGACTCATAAGGCCGCAGAGACAACAGAGCATGCGAAGGAGAAGACAAAAGAGAGTGTTTGGAGTATGAAGGAGAAAACAGAGGATGTGGTGGAAACGATTGCAGAGAAGGTGAAGGAAGGGACGACCAAGGTGGCAGAGACGGCGAAGGACACAGTGAAGGGGGCGTGGGGGCAGTGA